The genomic DNA TCTCTTGTTCAACGGTCGTATACACGGCGTCTACGAACAGCACACAGGCTGTGTGGACGGCGAAAAACTCTGGGATGATCTGGAAAAATTCCGATGCGGCTGCCTGTCATTCGAACAGGTCTTTGACGAAAAAGGGCACGGCTGCCTGACCCTTGACCTGCCTGCAAAAGCAAATGGTTTCAAGCCGACCCATGTCCTCGGGCCTCGCCGGGGCATGCTCGACGGCTATGACGTCACCTTCCCGGCTCCGGGCGGGGACATGATGCTCGCAGGGTGCTTCGGACTCATCAAGGGACTCAGCCTGCAACGCTAGCCCTTCCCGTTCCGTCCAAGGCGAACTGGCCCATTTCCAGTTAGAAATATCGCTCGTTCTCTATGCAGCACGTCAAACGCATGCTAAACTTCCAGTCAGTCTGCCCACTGCATACAAGGAGAGCCCCATGCATAGAAAATTGAAATCACTGTGTTTTACCTTATTCCTGATTCTGACCGCCACAACGGCTAATGCGGGACTGAGTGACGCCCTCGGACAGGTAGGCACTCAATACGCCGACGACGCCGCCACTTCCGCAGGACTTCCCTACACGCCAAGTGAGGCCATTCAAGGCATCAAGGATATCCTTTCCCTTGAATTCGGTTCTGCCATGACCTCTCTCGGACAAACCGGCGGCTTCAGCCAGAACCCGGCGGTAGCTCTTCCGCTCCCGGACAGCCTCAAAGGGTTGAGCAACACTTCCGGCCTGCTCGGCTCCCTCAACAGCGCGGCGGAAAAGACCGTCCCTTCGACAGACAGTATTTTCATGAATGCCATTCAGCAGCTTTCCATCACCAACGCATCTTCCCTGCTCGATGGGGGCGAGGACGCCATTACCCGTTTCTTTGAATCCAGTTCACGCGGTGCCATCAGAACACTCATGATGCCTATAGTATCCAAATCCGTTGAAGCAGCCGGGGTCGACAAATACCTGTCCGCCATGATGACGGCATCCTCCGTGGCAGAACCGGAGTTTGATCCGACCGCATACGTCACCGACCGCACTCTGGACGGTATTTTTCACGTCATGGCAGCAAAGGAAAAGGAACTCCGTGCGACCAGCGGTGCCGGGACAACCGATCTCATCCAAAAATTATTCTAAGGAGATATCATGAATAAAGCGGTTAAATTCGGACTTATAGGCATAGGAGCGGCCCATCGCTCTTTTTGTCGTCGCAGCCGTTATCCTCGTCGCCACGGTGGACCCCAATGAATACAAAAGTGAAATAGCTCAGGCAGTGAAAGACAACACAGGCCGGGAACTCCGTTTTGACGGAGACATCAGTTTCAATTTCTTCCCATGGCTGGGGCTTGAAGTCGGGCCAGTGGCACTCGGCAACGCCCCCGGCTTTGCACCTGCCGACATGCTCCGCGTGAACAAGGCCGAAGCAAACATTCGAATCCTCCCGCTCCTGACCGGCGATATCGCCATCGGGACGGTTGTCCTCGACGGTTTCA from uncultured Pseudodesulfovibrio sp. includes the following:
- a CDS encoding DUF4197 domain-containing protein; this encodes MHRKLKSLCFTLFLILTATTANAGLSDALGQVGTQYADDAATSAGLPYTPSEAIQGIKDILSLEFGSAMTSLGQTGGFSQNPAVALPLPDSLKGLSNTSGLLGSLNSAAEKTVPSTDSIFMNAIQQLSITNASSLLDGGEDAITRFFESSSRGAIRTLMMPIVSKSVEAAGVDKYLSAMMTASSVAEPEFDPTAYVTDRTLDGIFHVMAAKEKELRATSGAGTTDLIQKLF
- a CDS encoding AsmA family protein, with the protein product MALFVVAAVILVATVDPNEYKSEIAQAVKDNTGRELRFDGDISFNFFPWLGLEVGPVALGNAPGFAPADMLRVNKAEANIRILPLLTGDIAIGTVVLDGFTLNLSVNKAGVSNWDDLAKSDGKAPQPTAQQEKAKPRESGGSPIESLSVQGVEITNANVTYDNQKDGKKASLTNLNLLVGEVGDKLTTSA